Below is a window of Georgenia soli DNA.
CGCTCGCTGCAAAACATCTACCGCGAGCTCCACGACGACCTCGGCCTGCCGGTCCCCTCCACCGGTGACCTCACGCCGTGGTCGCGCCACGGTGTGATGCTGCTCAACCGGGTCCTGACTGTCCGCCCGGGCGAGCCGGCGTCGCACCGGGGCAAGGGCTGGGAGGAGATCACGGAGCACGCCATCCGGGCGCTCGTGGCCCGCGGCACGCCCCTGGTCGCCATCCTGTGGGGGCGCCACGCCGCCACGCTGCGCCCGATGCTCGGCTCCACCCCGGTGATCACCTCCGCCCACCCGAGCCCCCTCTCGGCCTCCCGCGGGTTCTTCGGCTCCCGGCCGTTCTCACGCGCGAACGCGCTCCTCGCCGAGCTCGGCGGCGAGCCGGTGGACTGGTCCCTCACGTAGCATTCGCGGCAGGAGGGCGCCGGGACCCGGCGCCCCGCACCGACCGAGGAGTGGTGAGCATGACCCCCCGCGAGTCCGTCCGGCGGCCCGACCTGGTCACCGAGGCCCTCGTCCACCGCGGCCTCGTCCGTCCGGACCAGGACGTCGACCGCTACCGCTCGCGGGACGTCCTCGGCGGTGGCCGCCCCTCCGGCGCGCCCCGCACCGACGCCGAGCGCTCCGGTCCCGACGCCGAGCTGGTGGGCGCCGGGCCGGACGTCGAGGAGGACTTCGTGCACGGCGACTCGGGGCAGGACGACGGCGTCATCGAATGAGCACCGACGGCGCGGCGCGTCGTCGCGTCCCGCTGCGCAGCACCTGCGCGGAGCCGCACCACTGCCCCCGCCCGGTGCGCATGAAGGTGCTCGGCCAGGTCCCCTACTTCGCCGGGCTCGACGAGAGCGAGCTCGCCGACATCGACCGGCGCATGGTCTCGCTCTCCTGGGCCGAGGGCGACCCGCTGTACGAGGCCGGCGCCCCCGCCGACCATCTCTACGTCCTCGCCGCCGGCCGGGTGCGGGTAACCCAGCCCACGCCGACCGGCCAGGACGTCCTCACGGACATCCTCACACCCGGGGACCTCTTCGGTGCGCTGAGCAGCCTCGGTGAGCCCAGGTACCCGGAGAGCGCCGAGGCCATGACCACCGCCTGCGCGCTGCGGATCGACCCGGCCGCCTTCCGGGCCGTGCTGACCGAGCATCCCCAGGTGGCGCTGCGCGTCCTCGACGACGTCGCGGGCCGGCTCGCCCGGGCCCGTTCCGACGTCGGCCGGATCTCCACCGGCTCCGTCGCCCAACGGGTGGCGACGACGCTGCTGCGACTGTCGGGCGAGCTCGGGCAGTCGCGGGCCGACGGCAGCACCTTGCTGCAGGTCCCGCTCAGCCGTGCCGATCTCGCCGGGATGACGGGGTCCACACCCGAGTCGGTCTCCCGGGTGATGAGCAGGCTGCGCCAGGACGGCGTCGTGGAGTCCGGCCGGCGCTGGACCGCGATCCTCGACGCGGAGCGGCTGCGGGAGATCGCCGACGCGGCCTGAGGCCACGTCGGCGACCCGTGGAGCCGCCTGTCGGACTCGAACCGACGACCGTCCGCTTACAAGGCGGGTGCTCTACCAGCTGAGCTAAGGCGGCGTGACCGGGGACGAGTCTGCCACGACGGGCGCGGCACGCTCGTCCCCGTCCGTCCTGACTACTGGTTCTTGAGCGCCTCGACCAGGGCGCCGGGCTCGCTCCAGCCGTCGAACTCCTTGCCGTTGATGAGCACGGTGGGCGTGCCCGTGAAGCCGTCACGGCTGAACTGCTTGGTCGTGGCCGCGACCCAGTCCTTGTACGGGTGCTCGCCCGCGGCGATGGTGTCCGCAACCTTCTGCGGCACGCCGGCCTCGACCGCCGTCGCGGCGATCTCCTTGTCCGTGGGCTCGGCGCTCGCACCGGCGAAGAGCTTGAACATGCCTTCCTGGAAGGCGTTGTACGCCTCGGGCGCCTGGTCGGCGACGATGCCGGCCGCGTTCACCGCACGGCCGGAGAAGCCGGTGTACTCGCCGCCGCTGCCGTCGAGGATCGCGACGGGGTGGTAGACGACGGTGGCCTCGCCGGCCGCCACGAGCGAGTCGATGTCGTCGGCGTTGATCTCCTCGAAGGTGGCGCAGTGGGGGCACGAGAAGTCGAGGTAGACGTCGAGCACCGGCGCCCCGGAGTTCTCCGTGCCGGCCACCAGGTCCGACCCGAGCGAGATGCCACCGTCCTGGACCGAGGTGTTCGCGGGGACGTCCGCGACGGACTCGATGACGGACTTGTTGCCCTGGCTGATGATCACGTAGAGCGCGATGCCGACGACGACCACGAGGGCGAGCACGCCGGCGATGATGAGACTGCGGTTGCGCTTCTCGCGCTTGGCCTGGGCCTCACGGAGCTTGCGGGCCTGCTCGCGCGCGGCGTCGCGGCGCTGGGCCTTGGTGTTGGAGGACGAGCTGGAGGACATCGGTTCTTCCTGTCAGGGGTGGGTCGGGGGCGGCGTCCGCTGGACGCCCGGCGGGAAGGCTGCTTACGCGCCGACCCACGCCGGAGGGCCGCGCCGCAGCGGGCGGCGCGCGAGGAGCAGGCGCACCGGCCGGGCCGGCTGCACAGGCAGGACCACGTCGCCCCCGTCGTCGGGGACGGGCGGAGCGGCGGCCGGCAGGAGGACCCGCACGAACCGGCGGACCTCCGCGGCCATGACGCGCCGGGCGGAGCCGACGAGCCCGGCCGCCCCGGTGAGCAGGGCGAGGTGCCCCAGCAGCGCGGGCAGGGCCACGGCGGCGACGACCGTGAGGGCCTGCTCCGGTGCGGCGCCGGCTCCGAGCGTGCCCTCGGGGCAGGCCGCGTCGGGGTGCAGCAGCGCCAGGCGGAGCGCCACCTGCGACCACGCGCCGGAGGCCGGCACGCACGCCTGGATGACGGCCGCGCCGCTCGCCAGGGCGGCAGCCACGGGCGCGACGACGACGGCGAGCAGGACCAGTCCCGTCCGCCACGCAGGGTGCCGCGCGATCACCGCACCAGGGTAACGGTCGGGGGGTGGGCGAGATGCCCGGTTCCGGCACCGCCGCGCCGGGCGCGGTCAGGGCAGCGGGGGCTCCGGCAGCGGCGCCCAGGAGGCGACCGGTGCGGCACCCAGCGCGACCTGCACGGCCACGACGGCCGCGACCCCCAGCACGAGGACGACGAGCAGCGCACGGAAGCCGCGGGTGGGCGTGAGGACGTCGATCATCGCGCGGGCCCCCTCGCGGGCGGACCGGCTCGAGGGCATCAGCCAGGCGACGAGCAGCGCGACGAGCGCGCCCGCCCAGAGCGCGGCGGGCTCCTGCACGGCCGGCTCCAGCGACAGCGGCGCCCGCCCGGCGACCCACCAGGCCACCCCGCCGAGCAGCACGCCGAGGACCACGCCGGGCAGAAGCGCGAGCAGCCCGCGGACGAGGTGCCACGGCAGACCGGCGAGCATCCTCGCGTCGTCGCCGGACCGGGGGCCGCGCCGGAGCCGAGAGGAGCGGCGGGCCCGACCGGCCCACCCGGTTGTCGCCGTCAGGACGAGGAGCGCCGCCGCCACCAGGGCGAAGACCCCGGGGAAGGAGGCCGCGGCCGCGCTGACGCCCAGCCCGACGGCCGCCACGGTGAGCGTGCGCCGGCGCGGCGGGACCGCCCAGCGCGGCGGCCGCGGGTCCTGCGGCGGGTACGGGTAGGCCACGTCGCCGTGGGGGGACGGACCGGGCGGGCCGGGCCACCGCCCGTCTCCCGCGTACGGCTGCTGGCTGTCGGGGTACGGCTGCCGGGTATCCGGGTACGGCTGCACGGCGCCGGGGCGCTGCGCCACGTCGCCGGTCACCGGGGGCAGCATCCGGGTGGGCGGCTCCTGGGTCGGCGTGCCGGCACGCCCCACGGGATAGCTGGGCGGGGCGGCCGGCATGACGCGGGTCGCCGGCTCGGCGGGGAGCGCCCTGGTCGCCGGCTCGGCCGGGATGGCCCGGGTCGCCGGCTCGGCCTGGAGTGCCCGCGTCGCCGGCTCGGCGGGGATGGCCCGGGTCTCCGGCTCGGCGGGGACGCCCCGGGGCTCGGCCGGGAGCGCCCGGGTCGCGGCCCCCGCGCTGGTGTCCTCCGCCGTCGCGCCCGGGAGCGCGGAGGTGGCGTGGTCGTCACGGAACGCGCGCGTGCCGTCGGCGAAGGGGTGGGTCGCGGGGCCCGCGGTGACGAGACCCGTGGCGGCTGCGCCGGCACCCGCGGCCCCGGCCGCACCACCAGCGGCCCCGGCCGCACCAGCCACGGCGCCCGCCGCGCCAGCGGCGGCGGCGTGCCCGGACGTCGTCCCGATCACCTGGGTGAGCTGGTCGTCCCCCCAGGTCCGGTCCAGCACGGCGAGCACGCCGTCGGGGTCGAGACGCCTGGCCGGGTCGGGGTCGAGCGCGGCGCGCAGCGCGCGTGCGGTCACCTCGGGCAGCCCGTCGGTGTCCACCTTCCCGGTGGCCACGCGGGCGAGCACCGCCCCGGTGGGTCCGCGACCGAACGGCGGCCGACCCGTGGCGGCGAAGACGAGCACGGCGGCCCAGCCCCACCAGTCGCACTCCGGGGCGGGCTCGGCGCCGGCGATGACCTCCGGGTCGAGGTAGCCGGGGGTGCCGGTGACCATGCCGGTCTGGGTGAGCCGGGCGTCGTCGGCCACCTGGGCGATGCCGAAGTCGATGACCACCGGGCCGTGCTCTGACATCATCACGTTGCCGGGCTTGAGGTCGCGGTGGACGACGCCGACCGCGTGGATGGCCCGCAGCGCCTCCGCCAGTCCGTGGGCGAGGTTCGACAGCTCGTGCGAGGAGAAGGGCCCGTCCGCGGCCACGTCCTCCTCGAGCGTCGGGCCGTCGACGAGCTCGGTGACGACGAACGCCTCGGCGTCCTCGACCTCGGCGTCGAGCACGCGGGCCACCCCGGCGTCGCGCACGCGGTGGAGGAGCGAGACCTCCCGCGCGAGCCGGCGGCGCGCCTGGGGGTCGGTGCCGATGTGGGGGTGGAGGAGCTTCAGCGCCACGTGGCGCCCGTCTGCGTCGACGGCCTCGTGGACGGTGCCCATGCCGCCGGAACCGAGGCGGCGCAGCAGGCGGTAGCCGCCCACCTCGCGCACCTGCTGCTCCGGCTCCGTCATGCTCCAACGCTACCTACCCGCACACCCTCGTGATCCATGCCTCCTCCAGGTACCCCGCCGGGCATCGGCGTCACGGCGCCGGTACGGTGGCAGGAACCGAGTGAAGGAGCACAGATCCCCTTGCCTGCCGGAGAACACGAGTTCGTCGTCGTGGCCAACCGCCTCCCGGTCGACATCACGGTCGCCGCGGACGGGTCGCTGAGCTGGGAGCGTTCGCCCGGCGGCCTCGTGACGGCGCTCGCGCCGATCATGCAGAAGAACGACGGCGCCTGGGTCGGCTGGTCCGGCCAGGCCGGCTTCGAGCACGAGCCCTTCGACGGCGAGGGCATGCGCCTGTGGCCGGTCACGCTCAGCGAGGACGAGATCGAGGCCTACTACGAGGGCTTCTCCAACGGCACGCTGTGGCCGCTGTACCACGACGTCATCGTCCCGCCGGAGTTCCACCGCGCCTGGTGGAACACCTACGTCTCGGTCAACCGCCGCTTCGCCGCGGCCGCCGCCGAGGCCGCCGCGCCCGGAGGGACCGTCTGGGTGCACGACTACCAGCTCCAGCTGGTCCCCTCGGTGCTGCGGCTGCTGCGCCCCGACGTGAAGATCGGCTTCTTCAACCACATCCCGTTCCCCCCGCTGGAGATCTTCACCCAGCTGCCGTGGCGCCGTCAGGTGGTCGAGGGGCTGCTCGGCGCGGACCTCGTCGGCTTCCAGCGCCCGGGTGACGCGGCGAACTTCCTCCGGGCGGTGCGCCGCCTGACCGGCCTGCGCGTCCAGGGCCCGCAGGTGACGGTCCCCGGCCGCTGGTCCCGGCCCGACCGCACCGTCCGGGCCCAGG
It encodes the following:
- a CDS encoding serine/threonine-protein kinase; this encodes MTEPEQQVREVGGYRLLRRLGSGGMGTVHEAVDADGRHVALKLLHPHIGTDPQARRRLAREVSLLHRVRDAGVARVLDAEVEDAEAFVVTELVDGPTLEEDVAADGPFSSHELSNLAHGLAEALRAIHAVGVVHRDLKPGNVMMSEHGPVVIDFGIAQVADDARLTQTGMVTGTPGYLDPEVIAGAEPAPECDWWGWAAVLVFAATGRPPFGRGPTGAVLARVATGKVDTDGLPEVTARALRAALDPDPARRLDPDGVLAVLDRTWGDDQLTQVIGTTSGHAAAAGAAGAVAGAAGAAGGAAGAAGAGAAATGLVTAGPATHPFADGTRAFRDDHATSALPGATAEDTSAGAATRALPAEPRGVPAEPETRAIPAEPATRALQAEPATRAIPAEPATRALPAEPATRVMPAAPPSYPVGRAGTPTQEPPTRMLPPVTGDVAQRPGAVQPYPDTRQPYPDSQQPYAGDGRWPGPPGPSPHGDVAYPYPPQDPRPPRWAVPPRRRTLTVAAVGLGVSAAAASFPGVFALVAAALLVLTATTGWAGRARRSSRLRRGPRSGDDARMLAGLPWHLVRGLLALLPGVVLGVLLGGVAWWVAGRAPLSLEPAVQEPAALWAGALVALLVAWLMPSSRSAREGARAMIDVLTPTRGFRALLVVLVLGVAAVVAVQVALGAAPVASWAPLPEPPLP
- a CDS encoding Crp/Fnr family transcriptional regulator, producing MSTDGAARRRVPLRSTCAEPHHCPRPVRMKVLGQVPYFAGLDESELADIDRRMVSLSWAEGDPLYEAGAPADHLYVLAAGRVRVTQPTPTGQDVLTDILTPGDLFGALSSLGEPRYPESAEAMTTACALRIDPAAFRAVLTEHPQVALRVLDDVAGRLARARSDVGRISTGSVAQRVATTLLRLSGELGQSRADGSTLLQVPLSRADLAGMTGSTPESVSRVMSRLRQDGVVESGRRWTAILDAERLREIADAA
- a CDS encoding DsbA family protein, with protein sequence MSSSSSSNTKAQRRDAAREQARKLREAQAKREKRNRSLIIAGVLALVVVVGIALYVIISQGNKSVIESVADVPANTSVQDGGISLGSDLVAGTENSGAPVLDVYLDFSCPHCATFEEINADDIDSLVAAGEATVVYHPVAILDGSGGEYTGFSGRAVNAAGIVADQAPEAYNAFQEGMFKLFAGASAEPTDKEIAATAVEAGVPQKVADTIAAGEHPYKDWVAATTKQFSRDGFTGTPTVLINGKEFDGWSEPGALVEALKNQ
- a CDS encoding uracil-DNA glycosylase — protein: MTATALENLLDPGWARALGPVSDRIGAMGEFLRAEIAAGRSYLPAGTDVLRAFTYPLADVRVLIVGQDPYPTPGHPMGLSFSVQPDVRPVPRSLQNIYRELHDDLGLPVPSTGDLTPWSRHGVMLLNRVLTVRPGEPASHRGKGWEEITEHAIRALVARGTPLVAILWGRHAATLRPMLGSTPVITSAHPSPLSASRGFFGSRPFSRANALLAELGGEPVDWSLT